From Solea solea chromosome 20, fSolSol10.1, whole genome shotgun sequence, one genomic window encodes:
- the sh3bp5lb gene encoding SH3 domain-binding protein 5-like — protein sequence MDPRYSRDGEGSPQVSSVREETPGKEATGGTVSGGGVVLRRRGAEKKEEEDADAEKPEPGKTEGEDAAMYEEELDPRIQEELEHLNQASDEINKLELQLDDARSSYRRILTDSARKLNTQGSQLGACIEKARPYYEARRLAKEAQQETQKAALRYERAVSMHSAAREMVYVAEQGLLADRNTMDSTWQEMLNHATAKVNEAEEERLHSEREHQRVTQLCQQAEARVQTLQKSLKKFIVKSKPYFELKAQFNHILEEHKAKVIQLEEQVAKVKTRYSVALRNLEQISEQIHARRGQLRASRAHPAVCGGRSSPVGAEAEIRSTSGVNVSSCMPVGGIETDWVDNEKTRLWVERHRESGWGQREQLDTGSDRMSVISLQTIASDLEKCDSVEHLCELSDAGSMLCEDWRHIKKPHTTPVSREVATVTVGLQQEKVQQEKRDQFTKKNQESFVKQHQRSVSL from the exons ATGGATCCTCGATACTCGCGTGACGGCGAGGGGAGCCCTCAAGTGAGCAGTGTCCGGGAAGAGACCCCGGGGAAGGAGGCGACGGGGGGCACAGTGAGCGGCGGCGGCGTCGTGTTAAGGcggagaggagcagagaagaaggaggaggaagatgctGATGCTGAGAAACCGGAGCCGGGGAAAACGGAGGGAGAAGATGCTGCCATGTACGAGGAGGAACTGGACCCAAGAATACAG gaggagctggagcaccTTAACCAGGCCAGTGACGAGATCAACAAACTGGAGCTGCAGCTGGAT GATGCCAGGTCCAGCTACAGGAGGATTCTGACTGACTCTGCCAGGAAACTCAACACTCAAGGCTCTCAGCTCGGCGCGTGCATTGAGAAGGCCAGGCCGTACTACGAAGCCAGGAGACTCGCCAAAGAG GCCCAGCAGGAGACACAGAAGGCCGCTCTGAGATATGAGAGAGCCGTGTCCATGCACTCTGCTGCCAGAGAGATGGTGTATGTGGCAGAGCAGGGCCTCCTGGCCGACAGGAACACCATGGACTCAACATGGCAGGAGATGCTGAACCACGCCACAGCCAAG GTGAACGAGGCGGAGGAGGAGCGTCTCCACAGTGAGCGGGaacaccagcgcgtcacacagCTCTGTCAGCAGGCGGAGGCTCGGGTTCAGACCCTCCAGAAATCCCTCAAGAAGTTCATCGTCAAGTCCAAGCCGTACTTTGAGCTCAAGGCTCAGTTCAATCACATTTTGGAG gaACACAAGGCTAAAGTTATACAGCTGGAGGAACAAGTGGCCAAAGTGAAGACGCGTTATTCTGTTGCCCTGCGCAACCTGGAGCAGATCAGTGAGCAGATCCATGCGAGGAGGGGGCAACTCAGGGCTAGCAGGGCACATCCTGCAGTCTGTGGGGGGCGGAGCTCCCCTGTCGGCGCTGAGGCCGAGATCAGAAGCACCAGCGGAGTTAACGTCAGTAGTTGTATGCCAGTTGGCGGGATAGAGACGGACTGGGTGGACAATGAGAAAACTCGGCTGTGGGTGGAGAGGCACAGAGAGAGTGGCTGGGGTCAGAGGGAGCAGCTGGACACCGGCTCAGACCGCATGTCCGTCATCAGCCTGCAGACCATCGCGTCTGACCTGGAGAAGTGTGACTCGGTGGAGCATCTGTGTGAACTGAGTGACGCTGGGAGCATGCTGTGTGAAGACTGGAGGCACATTAAAAAGCCTCACACGACGCCGGTCAGCAGGGAGGTGGCGACGGTGACCGTGgggctgcagcaggagaaggTCCAGCAAGAGAAAAGGGATCAGTTCACTAAAAAGAACCAGGAGAGCTTTGTGAAGCAGCACCAGAGAAGTGTCAGTCTATGA